A single window of Hymenobacter sp. APR13 DNA harbors:
- a CDS encoding ABC transporter ATP-binding protein — protein MPPILQAIDVRKAYAAHTALDGVSLDIPERSIFGLLGPNGAGKTSLIRIITQITAADSGEIRIRGEKLNPSHIGQIGYLPEERGLYKKMKVGEQLLYLARLKGLSRTDATQRIKSWLTRLELKPWAEKNVEDLSKGMQQKVQFIATVLHEPEIIILDEPFSGFDPINANLIKDEILALREKGATIIFSTHRMESVEELCDSIALINRSRKVLDGSVQDIKNTFRTQTYAVEGRGRLMVTHPDFEVLEHKERENGHFYDVIRLHAGTTPNDLLRYLIGSVEVHAFRELIPSINDIFIRRVRETMPETLMEEASV, from the coding sequence ATGCCTCCCATTCTGCAAGCCATTGACGTGCGCAAGGCCTACGCCGCGCACACCGCCCTCGACGGCGTAAGCCTCGACATCCCGGAGCGCAGCATCTTCGGGCTGCTGGGGCCCAACGGCGCCGGCAAAACCTCGCTCATCCGCATCATCACCCAGATTACGGCCGCCGACTCCGGCGAAATCCGCATCCGGGGCGAGAAGCTCAACCCCAGCCACATCGGCCAGATTGGCTACCTGCCCGAGGAGCGCGGCCTCTACAAGAAGATGAAAGTGGGCGAGCAGCTTTTGTACCTGGCCCGCCTCAAAGGCCTGAGCCGCACCGATGCCACCCAGCGCATCAAAAGCTGGCTCACGCGCCTAGAACTCAAGCCCTGGGCCGAGAAAAACGTGGAAGACCTGAGCAAGGGCATGCAGCAGAAGGTGCAGTTCATTGCCACGGTGCTGCACGAGCCTGAAATCATCATCTTGGATGAGCCGTTTTCGGGCTTCGACCCCATCAACGCCAACCTCATCAAAGACGAGATTCTGGCCCTGCGCGAGAAAGGCGCCACTATCATCTTTAGTACCCACCGCATGGAATCGGTGGAGGAGCTCTGCGACAGTATTGCCCTCATCAACCGTTCGCGCAAGGTGCTCGACGGCTCGGTGCAGGACATCAAGAACACGTTCCGCACCCAGACCTACGCGGTGGAAGGCCGCGGCCGGCTCATGGTCACGCACCCCGACTTTGAGGTGCTGGAGCACAAGGAGCGCGAAAACGGCCACTTCTACGACGTCATCCGGCTGCACGCCGGCACCACGCCCAACGATTTGCTGCGCTACCTCATTGGCAGCGTGGAAGTGCATGCCTTCCGGGAGCTGATTCCAAGCATCAACGACATTTTCATCCGGCGCGTGCGCGAAACCATGCCCGAAACGCTGATGGAAGAAGCATCGGTTTAA
- a CDS encoding RNA polymerase sigma factor has translation MSPAAPSTAFVAVVNEYQPLLRRVCRLYCPDADDRQDLFQEIVLQLWRAWPNYVPQASAKLSTWLYRIALNVAISNLRQRTRRPQALRLEAEALQLAQETEPPNYEAEDMAALYRAIDRLSDVDKAFVLLYLEERTYEEMADILGITQNNVRVKMHRVQDKIRQHLTRPV, from the coding sequence ATGAGCCCCGCTGCACCCTCTACTGCCTTTGTTGCCGTTGTGAATGAGTACCAGCCGCTGCTGCGGCGCGTGTGCCGGCTGTACTGCCCGGACGCCGACGACCGGCAGGACCTGTTCCAGGAAATAGTGCTGCAGCTCTGGCGGGCCTGGCCCAACTACGTGCCGCAGGCCAGCGCCAAACTAAGCACCTGGCTGTACCGCATTGCCCTGAACGTGGCCATCAGCAACCTGCGCCAGCGCACCCGCCGCCCGCAGGCGCTGCGCCTGGAGGCCGAGGCGCTGCAGCTGGCGCAGGAAACCGAGCCGCCCAACTACGAGGCCGAGGATATGGCGGCCCTCTACCGCGCCATCGACCGCCTCTCCGACGTCGATAAGGCCTTTGTGCTGCTGTATCTGGAGGAGCGCACCTACGAGGAAATGGCCGACATTCTCGGCATCACCCAAAACAACGTGCGCGTGAAAATGCACCGCGTGCAGGACAAGATTCGCCAACACCTTACCCGCCCCGTCTGA
- the dnaJ gene encoding molecular chaperone DnaJ, protein MAAKRDYYEVLGVAKNAAADEIKKAYRKVAIKYHPDKNPDDPTAEDKFKEAAEAYEVLSDPNKKARYDQYGHQGMGGNGGGPNMEDIFSQFGDIFGGGGFEGFFGGGGRGQGGRRVRKGSNLRIKLKLDLEEVANGVEKKIKVKRYVACNTCSGTGAKNGTDLKTCGTCNGQGQVKRVVNTMLGQMVSASTCPTCEGEGKVVTSKCDVCHGDGRQLHEEVIPINIPAGVAEGMQLSMNGKGNFPERGGVPGDLLIQIEEEPHESLKRDGNNIMFEQYISFVDAALGASIEVPTIEGKVKIKVDAGTQPGKILRLRGKGIKDINGYGRGDQLIHLSVWTPKNVTGEERELLEKLRNAQNFTPNPGKNEKGFFEKVKEYFQ, encoded by the coding sequence ATGGCAGCGAAGCGAGATTATTACGAGGTGCTGGGCGTAGCCAAAAACGCAGCCGCGGATGAGATTAAGAAGGCCTACCGCAAGGTGGCCATCAAATATCACCCCGACAAAAACCCCGACGACCCAACGGCCGAAGACAAGTTCAAGGAAGCCGCTGAGGCATACGAAGTGCTGTCGGACCCCAACAAAAAGGCCCGCTACGACCAGTACGGCCACCAGGGCATGGGCGGCAACGGCGGCGGCCCGAACATGGAGGACATCTTCTCCCAGTTCGGCGACATCTTCGGGGGCGGCGGTTTCGAGGGCTTTTTTGGCGGCGGCGGACGCGGCCAGGGCGGCCGGCGGGTGCGCAAAGGCTCCAACCTGCGCATCAAGCTGAAGCTGGACCTGGAAGAGGTGGCCAACGGCGTGGAGAAAAAAATCAAGGTGAAGCGCTACGTAGCGTGCAACACCTGCTCGGGCACCGGCGCCAAAAACGGCACCGACCTCAAAACCTGCGGCACCTGCAACGGCCAGGGCCAGGTGAAACGCGTGGTGAACACCATGCTCGGCCAGATGGTGAGTGCCTCTACCTGCCCCACCTGCGAAGGCGAGGGCAAAGTAGTGACCAGCAAGTGCGACGTCTGCCACGGCGACGGCCGCCAGCTGCACGAGGAAGTGATTCCCATCAACATCCCGGCCGGCGTGGCCGAGGGTATGCAGCTGAGCATGAACGGCAAAGGCAACTTCCCGGAGCGCGGCGGCGTGCCCGGCGACCTGCTCATTCAGATTGAGGAGGAGCCGCACGAGTCGCTGAAGCGCGACGGCAACAACATCATGTTCGAGCAGTATATCTCGTTCGTGGATGCCGCGCTGGGCGCCAGCATCGAGGTGCCGACCATCGAGGGCAAGGTGAAGATTAAGGTGGACGCCGGCACGCAGCCCGGCAAAATCCTGCGTCTGCGCGGCAAGGGCATCAAGGACATCAACGGCTACGGCCGCGGCGACCAGCTGATCCACCTCAGCGTCTGGACCCCGAAGAACGTGACCGGCGAGGAGCGGGAGCTGCTGGAGAAGCTGCGCAATGCTCAGAACTTCACCCCGAACCCCGGCAAAAACGAGAAAGGTTTCTTCGAGAAAGTGAAGGAGTACTTCCAGTAA
- a CDS encoding ABC transporter permease, giving the protein MDKIFLVFQREYLSRVRKKSFIIMSLIGPLLTVALFAVPVLIAKMSDSGKTVVVADTGNLFAGKLPEAKDDIRFVATTPDLAQAKAEFKKSKHDALLYIPKQDLANPGGFQVFSRKGLGVSLERDINRAVSLQIENQRLTASGIDRATLDKLKADVSLETVSLSDDGEKSSSTGVSTGVAYACGFLIYIFIFMYGVQIMRGVMEEKTSRIVEVVISSVKPFQLMMGKVLGIAAVGFTQLALWVLLSVGISSVMARSVSPEKMVEDRVSRTTAMASGSATATVSTDTPQEKAAKKDTNVAAKMTAALRAADLNVPLIVGCFLFYFLGGYLFYGALFGAIGAAVDNDTDTQQFMLPVTMPLVLTFVVSQAILTTNPNGSVAVWMSMIPLTSPIAMVMRLPFGGVPAWQLATSMVLLVLGFIFTTWLAGRIYRVGILMYGKKVNYRELSKWMFYKG; this is encoded by the coding sequence ATGGATAAAATATTCCTCGTTTTTCAGCGCGAATACCTGTCGCGGGTGCGCAAGAAAAGCTTCATTATCATGTCGCTGATTGGGCCGCTGCTGACGGTGGCGCTGTTTGCGGTGCCTGTGCTCATTGCTAAGATGTCGGACAGCGGCAAGACGGTGGTGGTAGCCGATACCGGCAACCTGTTTGCCGGGAAGCTGCCCGAGGCCAAGGACGATATCCGGTTTGTGGCGACCACGCCCGACCTGGCCCAGGCCAAAGCCGAGTTCAAGAAAAGCAAGCACGACGCCCTGCTCTACATTCCGAAGCAGGACCTGGCCAACCCCGGCGGCTTCCAGGTGTTTTCGCGCAAGGGCCTGGGCGTGTCGCTGGAGCGTGACATCAACCGCGCCGTGTCGCTGCAGATTGAAAACCAGCGCCTCACGGCCTCCGGCATCGACCGCGCCACGCTTGATAAGCTCAAGGCCGACGTGAGCCTGGAAACGGTGAGCTTGAGCGACGACGGCGAGAAAAGCTCCAGCACCGGCGTCAGCACGGGCGTAGCCTACGCTTGCGGCTTCCTGATTTACATATTCATCTTCATGTACGGCGTGCAGATTATGCGCGGCGTAATGGAGGAGAAAACCAGCCGCATCGTGGAAGTGGTGATTTCCTCGGTGAAGCCTTTCCAGCTGATGATGGGCAAGGTGCTAGGCATTGCGGCCGTAGGCTTCACGCAGTTGGCGCTGTGGGTGCTGCTTTCTGTGGGCATCAGCTCCGTAATGGCGCGCTCCGTGAGCCCCGAGAAGATGGTGGAAGACCGGGTGAGCCGTACTACGGCCATGGCTTCGGGTTCGGCCACGGCTACGGTCAGCACCGATACGCCGCAGGAAAAAGCCGCCAAGAAAGACACCAACGTAGCCGCCAAGATGACGGCCGCTCTGCGCGCCGCCGACCTGAACGTGCCGCTGATTGTGGGCTGCTTCCTGTTTTATTTTCTGGGTGGCTACCTGTTCTACGGGGCGCTGTTCGGGGCCATCGGGGCGGCCGTCGACAACGACACCGACACCCAGCAGTTTATGCTACCCGTGACCATGCCGCTGGTGCTCACCTTCGTGGTGTCGCAGGCAATCCTCACCACCAACCCCAACGGCTCGGTGGCCGTCTGGATGTCGATGATTCCGCTTACCTCGCCCATTGCCATGGTCATGCGCCTGCCGTTCGGGGGCGTGCCGGCCTGGCAGCTGGCTACCTCCATGGTGCTGCTGGTGCTGGGCTTCATCTTCACCACCTGGCTGGCCGGCCGCATCTACCGCGTGGGCATTCTGATGTACGGCAAGAAAGTCAACTACCGCGAGCTGTCGAAGTGGATGTTCTATAAGGGCTAG
- a CDS encoding ChaN family lipoprotein — translation MRISFLSFVLLMLSFAVHAQDRPAYRLFTAAGKPAGYDKMLKELAAADVVFFGEQHNDPMAHWLALQLTKDLLRLRQGQLVLGLEMFERDVQPLVDQYTTGELDDKAFEADSRPWPNYATDYKPLLQLARQQKFRVVGTNVPRRYARQVSYYGLASLDTVSSKAKAWMMPLPLQVDYNLPGYQKMAAMMGESTHGSMTPQKMVAAQALKDATMAHFLQQARPAGHLLLHVNGAYHSDNHDGILAYLRQQNPQLKVLTLSTVSQASLDKLDKENQQKADFLLVVPEDMTKTY, via the coding sequence ATGCGTATCTCGTTTCTCTCGTTTGTTCTGCTGATGCTCAGCTTCGCCGTGCACGCCCAAGACCGGCCCGCCTACCGCCTGTTCACGGCCGCCGGCAAGCCCGCCGGCTACGACAAGATGCTTAAGGAGCTGGCCGCCGCCGACGTGGTGTTCTTCGGCGAGCAACACAACGACCCCATGGCGCACTGGCTGGCGTTGCAGCTCACCAAAGACCTGCTGCGCCTGCGCCAGGGCCAGTTGGTGCTGGGCCTGGAAATGTTTGAGCGCGACGTGCAGCCGCTGGTCGACCAGTATACCACCGGCGAGCTGGACGACAAAGCCTTCGAGGCCGACAGCCGCCCCTGGCCCAACTACGCCACCGACTACAAGCCGCTGCTGCAACTGGCACGCCAGCAGAAATTCCGGGTGGTGGGCACCAACGTGCCGCGCCGCTACGCCCGGCAAGTATCTTATTATGGTTTGGCTTCGCTGGACACAGTGTCCTCTAAAGCCAAAGCTTGGATGATGCCGCTGCCGCTGCAAGTAGACTACAACCTGCCCGGCTACCAAAAGATGGCAGCCATGATGGGCGAGAGCACCCATGGCAGTATGACGCCACAAAAGATGGTAGCTGCCCAGGCCCTCAAGGATGCCACCATGGCGCATTTCCTGCAGCAGGCCCGCCCCGCCGGCCACCTGCTGCTCCACGTCAACGGCGCCTACCACTCCGACAACCACGACGGTATTCTGGCCTACCTGCGCCAGCAGAATCCGCAGCTGAAGGTGCTCACCCTCAGCACCGTCTCGCAGGCCAGCCTCGACAAGCTCGATAAGGAGAATCAGCAGAAAGCCGATTTTCTGCTGGTGGTGCCCGAGGATATGACCAAAACGTATTAA
- a CDS encoding GNAT family N-acetyltransferase, which produces MVFRPAHLSDIPGMSAVRLAVTENVLRDPALITPADYADYLAQRGRGWVAEAEESGRIVGFAVVDLQQHSVWALFVHPDFDQQGIGRKLHHLMLAWYFAHTPEPVWLSTDPGTRAEEFYRRQGWQATGRTGSGEVRFELSQTAWQQRLAADSHAR; this is translated from the coding sequence ATGGTTTTTCGACCAGCGCACCTCTCCGATATTCCCGGCATGTCGGCCGTGCGCCTGGCCGTGACGGAAAACGTACTCCGCGACCCGGCCCTGATTACGCCCGCCGACTATGCCGACTACCTCGCGCAGCGCGGCCGGGGCTGGGTGGCCGAAGCCGAAGAATCCGGCCGGATTGTGGGCTTTGCTGTCGTTGATTTGCAGCAGCACAGCGTCTGGGCGCTGTTTGTGCACCCGGATTTCGACCAGCAGGGCATCGGCCGGAAGCTGCACCACTTGATGCTGGCCTGGTACTTCGCCCACACCCCGGAACCCGTGTGGCTGAGTACCGACCCCGGCACCCGGGCCGAGGAGTTCTACCGCCGCCAGGGCTGGCAGGCTACCGGCCGCACCGGCAGCGGCGAGGTGCGGTTTGAGCTAAGCCAGACCGCGTGGCAGCAGCGTTTAGCGGCCGACAGTCATGCGCGGTAG
- a CDS encoding MBL fold metallo-hydrolase has translation MRGSGWLLALVILLWHLPTLAQPAFTVVPLGVQGGLSEGNLSAYLVAAAGSTDYVCLDAGSLYTGVEKAIARRALPGPATETIRSRIKGYLISHAHLDHVAGLLLNAPDDAPKPIYALPGCLATLQNDYFNWRAWPNFGPRGAAPALGKYQLQPLAIGQELPLANTALHATAYALSHGRPFQSAAFLVRSGRHYLLYLGDTGADAVEQTQNLRTVWQAVASLLQAGQLRGIFMETSYPNQQPDKQLFGHLTPRLFWQELAVLAQLAGPGALRGLPVVVTHLKPTADHEATIRRELAAGNTLGVRLIFPVQGEKLAF, from the coding sequence ATGCGCGGTAGCGGCTGGCTGCTGGCGCTGGTAATTTTGCTTTGGCACCTGCCGACTCTGGCCCAGCCGGCCTTCACGGTGGTGCCGCTGGGCGTGCAGGGCGGGCTCAGCGAAGGCAACCTGTCGGCGTACCTGGTGGCGGCGGCCGGCTCCACCGACTACGTGTGTCTGGATGCGGGTAGCCTCTACACCGGCGTGGAAAAGGCCATTGCCCGCCGCGCGCTGCCGGGGCCGGCCACCGAAACCATCCGCAGCCGCATCAAAGGCTACCTGATTTCCCACGCCCACCTCGACCACGTAGCGGGCCTGCTGCTCAACGCCCCCGACGACGCGCCCAAGCCCATCTATGCGCTGCCCGGCTGCCTGGCTACCCTGCAGAACGACTACTTCAACTGGCGGGCCTGGCCCAACTTCGGCCCCAGAGGCGCGGCGCCGGCCCTGGGCAAATACCAGCTGCAGCCCTTGGCCATCGGGCAAGAGCTGCCGCTGGCCAACACGGCGCTCCACGCCACGGCCTACGCGCTCAGCCACGGCCGGCCCTTCCAGAGCGCCGCGTTTCTGGTGCGTAGCGGCCGCCACTACCTGCTCTACCTCGGCGACACCGGCGCCGATGCCGTGGAGCAAACCCAGAACCTGCGTACCGTGTGGCAGGCGGTGGCGTCGCTGCTGCAGGCCGGCCAGCTACGCGGGATTTTTATGGAAACGTCCTACCCAAACCAGCAGCCCGACAAGCAGCTGTTCGGCCACCTCACGCCGCGGCTGTTCTGGCAGGAGCTGGCAGTACTGGCCCAGCTGGCGGGTCCCGGCGCCTTGCGGGGTTTGCCAGTGGTGGTGACGCACCTCAAGCCCACCGCCGACCACGAAGCCACCATCCGCCGCGAGCTGGCCGCCGGCAACACGCTCGGCGTGCGCCTGATTTTTCCGGTGCAGGGCGAAAAGCTGGCTTTCTGA